A genomic window from Terriglobia bacterium includes:
- the ggt gene encoding gamma-glutamyltransferase encodes MRMALAVTSTLLLIGSSMLAQDRSHARSMVISPYGIVATSYAQASQAGAQLLVRGGSAADAAIAANALLGVAEPMMNGMGGDLFLLYWEAKTGKLYGLNASGWAPQGLTLEHLRSKGDTAMPRSGIDAVTVPGAVDGWDKFHQRFGRLAWKELFQPAIFYAEQGVAIPEIIHDYWNGSAHALVQDAESQRVFLPGGNAPAVGQVFRNPDVAKALRLVADQGPQAFYRGEIAQAILGTSKQFGGTMSAEDLAQFSAEWVEPISTTYRDWTVYELPPNGQGMAALEMLNLMETAAASAGGPSSVTELHKKIEAMKLAYADLARYNADLRFAKVPVEGLLSKEYAKQRAKLIDGQRASCETQPGTPPSSETTYLSVVDAEGNIASLIQSNYAEFGSGITVRGMGFVLQNRGALFSFNPTHSNALAPHKRPFHTIIPAFMQRGSEHIGFGIMGGANQPLAHAQFVSNIVDYGMNIQAAMESPRFTVSPAGGCHILIESRVKPEVLQKLSAKGHILEVRKEYSTRMGRGQAVLHDSSTGINYGASDARADGSAEPQPPPIKW; translated from the coding sequence ATGCGCATGGCTTTAGCGGTAACGTCAACTCTCCTCCTGATTGGCAGCAGCATGTTGGCGCAAGATCGCTCCCACGCGCGCTCCATGGTCATCAGCCCTTACGGCATCGTTGCCACCAGTTATGCGCAAGCCTCGCAGGCGGGGGCGCAGTTGCTGGTCCGCGGCGGCTCCGCAGCGGATGCCGCCATCGCCGCCAATGCCCTGCTCGGTGTTGCCGAGCCCATGATGAACGGCATGGGAGGCGACTTGTTCCTCCTCTATTGGGAAGCCAAAACCGGCAAGCTATACGGTCTAAATGCCAGCGGATGGGCGCCCCAAGGCCTGACGCTCGAGCACCTGCGATCCAAAGGCGACACGGCAATGCCACGATCCGGAATTGATGCCGTCACGGTGCCCGGCGCGGTCGACGGGTGGGACAAGTTCCATCAACGTTTCGGCCGGTTGGCATGGAAGGAGCTGTTTCAGCCCGCGATTTTCTATGCCGAGCAGGGCGTCGCGATCCCCGAAATCATTCATGACTACTGGAACGGGTCAGCGCATGCGCTGGTTCAGGATGCCGAGAGCCAGCGCGTCTTCCTGCCGGGCGGCAACGCCCCCGCCGTAGGTCAGGTTTTCCGCAATCCCGATGTGGCCAAGGCCCTGCGCCTCGTTGCCGATCAGGGGCCGCAGGCTTTTTATCGCGGCGAGATTGCGCAAGCTATTCTGGGCACCTCGAAACAGTTCGGCGGCACCATGTCGGCGGAGGATCTGGCGCAATTCTCGGCGGAGTGGGTGGAGCCGATTTCCACCACCTATCGCGACTGGACCGTCTACGAGCTTCCCCCCAACGGCCAAGGCATGGCGGCGCTGGAAATGCTGAACCTGATGGAAACGGCCGCGGCCTCTGCTGGCGGTCCAAGTAGCGTCACCGAACTGCACAAAAAGATCGAAGCTATGAAGCTGGCCTACGCCGATCTGGCGCGTTACAACGCCGATCTCCGCTTCGCCAAGGTGCCGGTGGAGGGGCTGCTTTCCAAGGAATATGCCAAACAACGGGCGAAGCTGATCGATGGCCAGCGGGCCAGTTGCGAAACCCAGCCCGGAACGCCGCCCAGCAGCGAGACCACCTATCTTTCCGTAGTGGATGCGGAGGGAAACATCGCGTCGCTGATTCAAAGCAATTACGCAGAATTTGGCTCGGGAATCACCGTGCGCGGCATGGGGTTCGTGCTGCAAAATCGTGGAGCGCTGTTTTCCTTCAATCCCACCCATTCCAACGCGCTGGCGCCGCACAAGCGCCCCTTCCACACCATTATTCCGGCGTTCATGCAGCGGGGATCGGAGCACATCGGGTTCGGCATTATGGGCGGCGCCAACCAACCGCTGGCCCACGCGCAATTTGTTTCCAACATCGTGGACTACGGCATGAACATCCAGGCAGCCATGGAGAGTCCGCGTTTTACGGTCAGTCCCGCCGGCGGCTGCCATATCCTGATCGAATCGCGGGTGAAGCCGGAGGTTCTGCAAAAGCTGTCGGCCAAGGGCCATATCCTGGAGGTCCGCAAGGAGTACTCCACGCGGATGGGCCGAGGCCAGGCGGTGTTGCACGACTCCAGCACCGGCATCAACTACGGCGCCTCGGACGCGCGCGCCGACGGCTCCGCCGAACCCCAGCCCCCGCCGATCAAGTGGTAG
- a CDS encoding inositol-3-phosphate synthase, whose amino-acid sequence MAIKKKQASRTVAAPRQASSKPAAGAASGEIAPAKGKLGVMIPGMGAVATTFVAGVESVRRGLAQPIGSLTQMGTIRLGKRTDGRSPCIQEFVPLADIDDLVFTGWDPFEDDMYAAARKAGVLERDLLDNIKPFLSQIKPRPAVFDRDYVKRLDGPNVKKGKTKMDLAEQVREDIREFRKTSGASRLVMIWCGSTETFLQPAAVHQSVKAFEKGLMQNDENIAPSMIYAYAALSEGVPFANGAPNLTVDLPAMHELSRRNQAPICGKDYKTGQTLLKTILAPGFKARMIGLSGWFSTNILGNRDGEVLDDPGSFKTKEESKLSVLEHILQPDLYPQLYGNICHKVRINYYPPRGDNKEGWDNIDIFGWLGYPMQIKVDFLCRDSILAAPIVLDLVLFLDLALRSSQLRGLGIQEWLSFYFKSPMTAPGLYPEHDLFIQLMKLKNTLRHLKGESLITHLGLEYYD is encoded by the coding sequence ATGGCGATAAAGAAGAAGCAAGCAAGCAGGACGGTGGCAGCACCGCGGCAGGCGTCCAGCAAGCCGGCGGCGGGAGCGGCCTCCGGCGAGATCGCGCCGGCAAAAGGGAAGCTGGGGGTGATGATTCCGGGCATGGGGGCGGTGGCAACCACGTTTGTGGCGGGCGTGGAATCGGTGCGCCGTGGACTGGCGCAGCCGATCGGGTCGCTCACCCAGATGGGCACCATCCGGCTGGGCAAGCGCACCGACGGACGTTCTCCGTGTATTCAAGAATTCGTGCCGCTGGCCGACATCGACGACTTGGTATTTACCGGCTGGGACCCCTTCGAAGACGACATGTACGCCGCGGCGCGTAAGGCTGGCGTGCTGGAGCGCGACCTGCTCGATAACATCAAGCCGTTTCTGTCGCAGATCAAGCCACGCCCGGCGGTGTTTGACCGTGATTATGTGAAGAGGCTCGACGGGCCCAATGTGAAAAAGGGCAAGACGAAGATGGATCTCGCCGAACAGGTCAGGGAAGATATCCGCGAGTTCAGGAAAACGTCGGGCGCGTCCCGGCTGGTCATGATCTGGTGCGGCTCCACCGAAACCTTCCTGCAACCGGCGGCGGTACACCAGTCGGTGAAGGCGTTTGAAAAAGGCCTGATGCAGAACGATGAGAACATTGCCCCCTCGATGATCTACGCCTACGCCGCGTTGTCGGAGGGGGTGCCTTTCGCCAACGGCGCGCCCAATCTCACGGTGGACCTCCCCGCCATGCACGAGCTCTCGCGGCGCAACCAGGCGCCCATCTGCGGCAAGGATTACAAGACCGGGCAGACGCTGCTGAAGACCATCCTGGCGCCCGGCTTCAAGGCGCGCATGATCGGGCTGAGCGGCTGGTTCTCGACCAACATCCTCGGCAATCGCGACGGCGAAGTGCTGGACGATCCCGGCTCATTCAAGACCAAGGAAGAATCCAAGCTCTCGGTACTGGAGCACATCCTGCAGCCGGACCTGTATCCGCAGCTCTACGGGAACATCTGCCACAAGGTGCGGATCAACTACTACCCGCCGCGCGGCGACAACAAGGAAGGCTGGGACAACATTGATATCTTCGGCTGGCTCGGCTACCCGATGCAGATCAAGGTGGACTTCCTGTGCCGCGATTCCATCTTGGCGGCGCCCATAGTGCTCGACCTGGTGCTGTTCCTCGACCTGGCGCTGCGCAGCAGCCAGTTGCGCGGGCTGGGCATCCAGGAGTGGCTGAGCTTCTACTTCAAGTCGCCCATGACCGCGCCGGGGCTTTATCCCGAGCACGATCTGTTCATTCAGCTCATGAAGCTGAAGAACACCCTGCGGCACCTCAAGGGCGAGTCGCTGATCACGCATTTGGGGCTGGAATACTACGATTGA
- a CDS encoding CBS domain-containing protein, with protein sequence MLVRDYMTTQVSSLRDDLHLLEAALLIRRSGKRHVPVIDAEGTVVGIVTDRDVAQMAPSLLGHITPEEYNAVFEMTPITRAMTANPITVTPQTTMREVVSLLYTKKIGALPVVESGKLVGIVTRSDALALLNELLAEAESSSGAAV encoded by the coding sequence ATGCTTGTGCGCGACTACATGACCACACAGGTGAGCAGCCTGCGCGATGACCTCCACCTGCTCGAGGCCGCGCTGCTGATCCGCCGCAGCGGCAAGCGCCACGTACCCGTCATTGACGCCGAGGGCACGGTGGTAGGCATCGTTACCGACCGCGACGTGGCACAGATGGCGCCCTCCCTGCTGGGTCACATCACGCCGGAAGAGTACAACGCCGTGTTTGAAATGACGCCGATCACGCGCGCCATGACCGCCAATCCCATCACGGTCACGCCGCAAACCACTATGCGCGAGGTGGTCTCGCTGCTCTACACCAAGAAAATCGGCGCCCTGCCGGTGGTAGAAAGCGGAAAACTGGTGGGCATCGTTACCCGCAGCGACGCCCTCGCTCTGCTCAACGAACTGCTGGCCGAAGCGGAGAGTTCCTCAGGCGCCGCGGTTTAG
- a CDS encoding SDR family oxidoreductase: MVGIVPDASARLALITGTSSGIGLLTVVTLARRGCRVVATMRDLKRRSLLDEAAQNAGVADRIEVRALDISDFDSIRRVVSEILRDHGRIDVLVNNAGFAFAGFAEDIRLAELRQQMDTNFFGHVSVTQAVLPAMRAQRSGHIIMVSSETGRMGSPGLSSYSASKFALEGWSETLRLETGALGIKVVLVEPGAFKTDIWDRNARLNEVLLAGKSPNQERGRKLKEWAVSTPKADPQVVADLIARIAEDPNPRLRYMIGRDAFMRWWLCKLLPWKWYEKLVLRKVGLG; encoded by the coding sequence GTGGTAGGAATTGTGCCTGACGCATCCGCAAGACTCGCCCTTATCACCGGCACCTCCAGCGGCATCGGACTGCTGACCGTGGTCACGCTCGCTCGCCGCGGCTGCCGTGTCGTCGCCACCATGCGCGACCTCAAGCGCCGCTCGCTCCTGGACGAGGCTGCTCAGAACGCGGGTGTCGCTGACCGCATCGAGGTCCGCGCCCTCGACATCTCCGACTTCGACTCTATTCGGCGCGTCGTCAGCGAAATCCTCCGCGACCATGGGCGCATTGACGTGCTGGTGAATAACGCCGGATTCGCCTTCGCCGGCTTCGCCGAAGACATTCGGCTTGCCGAGCTTCGCCAGCAGATGGACACCAACTTCTTCGGCCATGTCTCGGTGACGCAGGCGGTACTGCCTGCCATGCGCGCGCAGCGCTCGGGGCACATCATCATGGTGTCGTCGGAGACTGGGCGGATGGGGTCGCCGGGCCTGAGCAGCTATTCCGCCTCGAAGTTTGCGCTCGAGGGCTGGAGCGAAACCCTGCGCCTGGAAACCGGCGCGCTAGGGATCAAGGTCGTGCTGGTAGAACCGGGAGCATTTAAGACCGACATCTGGGACCGCAACGCGCGGCTGAATGAAGTGCTCTTGGCCGGCAAATCTCCCAATCAGGAGCGCGGACGAAAGCTGAAAGAATGGGCGGTCAGCACTCCGAAAGCGGACCCGCAAGTGGTGGCGGACCTGATCGCGCGCATTGCTGAGGATCCGAATCCCCGCCTGCGCTACATGATCGGCCGCGATGCGTTCATGCGCTGGTGGCTGTGCAAATTACTTCCGTGGAAGTGGTACGAGAAACTCGTGCTGCGAAAAGTCGGGCTGGGCTGA
- a CDS encoding M48 family metalloprotease yields MKFRASTLAVALMLATLAPCTFAQSDSQNNPNPTGTPPVTGTPQTTGAAPADAQKPAAQTDTLVPQVANPPKETHDGGKNDIDAIGNRKIGGGKGLGNWYSLEKEIAMGKEFAAQVEASVKLVQDPVVTEYVNRIGQNLVRNSDARVPFTIKVVDSDEINAFALPGGFFYVNSGLILAADDEAELAGVMAHEIAHVAARHATRQMTRAQFANIASIPLIFVGGGLGYAIRSAAGIGLPLTFLSFSRGFEAEADYLGLEYMYKSGYDPQAFISFFEKVQAKEKKKPGSLAKAFATHPQTPDRITKSQEEIAKVLPARDQYIINTSEFDDVKTRLAAIENRRKLSGPEDKEGRPTLRRTTADNSKKTDGGNNDDDRPTLKRRDND; encoded by the coding sequence ATGAAGTTTCGCGCCTCCACCCTCGCGGTCGCGTTAATGCTGGCTACCCTGGCGCCGTGCACGTTTGCGCAGAGCGATTCCCAGAACAATCCCAATCCGACTGGAACTCCGCCGGTCACCGGTACGCCGCAAACCACCGGCGCTGCGCCGGCCGACGCGCAGAAACCGGCGGCGCAGACCGACACACTGGTCCCGCAGGTTGCCAATCCACCCAAAGAGACGCACGACGGCGGCAAGAACGATATTGACGCCATCGGCAACCGCAAAATCGGCGGCGGCAAGGGGCTGGGCAATTGGTACTCGCTGGAAAAAGAGATCGCGATGGGCAAGGAGTTCGCTGCCCAAGTCGAGGCCAGCGTGAAGCTGGTACAGGATCCGGTGGTGACCGAGTATGTCAATCGCATCGGGCAGAACCTGGTGCGCAACTCCGACGCGCGCGTGCCCTTCACCATCAAGGTTGTCGATTCCGATGAGATCAACGCCTTCGCTCTCCCCGGCGGCTTCTTCTACGTTAACTCCGGGCTGATCCTGGCGGCCGATGACGAGGCCGAACTGGCGGGCGTGATGGCGCATGAGATCGCGCACGTCGCGGCGCGCCACGCTACGCGCCAGATGACGCGCGCGCAGTTCGCCAATATCGCCAGCATCCCACTGATCTTTGTCGGCGGCGGGCTGGGGTACGCCATCCGCTCCGCGGCGGGCATCGGATTGCCGCTGACCTTCCTGAGCTTCAGCCGCGGCTTCGAGGCCGAGGCCGATTACCTTGGGCTGGAATATATGTACAAATCGGGCTACGATCCGCAGGCCTTCATTTCCTTCTTCGAGAAGGTGCAAGCCAAGGAGAAGAAGAAACCGGGATCGCTGGCCAAGGCCTTCGCCACCCATCCGCAGACGCCGGACCGCATCACCAAGAGCCAGGAAGAGATTGCCAAGGTGCTGCCGGCCCGCGATCAATACATCATCAACACCTCGGAATTCGACGACGTGAAAACCCGTCTGGCGGCCATCGAGAACCGCCGCAAGCTCAGTGGACCCGAGGACAAGGAAGGCCGTCCCACGCTGCGCCGCACCACGGCCGACAACAGCAAGAAAACCGACGGCGGGAACAACGATGATGATCGTCCGACGCTGAAGCGGAGAGATAACGACTAA
- a CDS encoding DUF3592 domain-containing protein: MTPQVQQSGIFVLAIFLAVMAERGWQWLRRRAARQWLVAEGRVERAEWRQPNTGTNRYFVADLAYSYVVGGQYYAGYYRRAFPDAVSAAAFVDSLKDRAVKVRYRRGECGKSLLLEENLADAIHATAEIAS; encoded by the coding sequence GTGACACCGCAGGTCCAGCAGTCCGGCATTTTCGTCCTGGCGATCTTTCTCGCCGTCATGGCTGAGCGCGGCTGGCAGTGGCTGCGGCGGCGCGCGGCGCGGCAGTGGCTAGTGGCCGAAGGCCGCGTGGAGCGGGCCGAGTGGCGCCAGCCCAACACTGGGACGAACCGCTACTTCGTAGCGGACTTGGCGTATTCCTACGTCGTCGGCGGGCAGTACTACGCGGGGTATTACCGGCGCGCATTCCCCGATGCCGTGTCGGCTGCGGCGTTTGTGGATTCGCTGAAAGACCGGGCAGTAAAGGTGCGCTACCGGCGCGGCGAATGCGGCAAGTCGCTGCTGCTGGAAGAGAACCTCGCCGATGCGATTCATGCCACGGCCGAGATCGCATCGTGA
- a CDS encoding zf-HC2 domain-containing protein, with translation MNCSDFLKELTDYLDESLDARTRAELEEHLQWCHNCFVICNTTKKTIEIYRDSQLYELPDDLRTRLHTAIMTKCEQKKL, from the coding sequence GTGAATTGCTCTGATTTCCTGAAAGAGCTAACCGACTACTTGGACGAAAGCCTGGACGCGCGAACACGGGCCGAGTTGGAAGAACATCTGCAGTGGTGCCACAACTGCTTCGTCATCTGCAATACCACCAAGAAGACCATCGAGATCTACCGCGATTCCCAGCTCTACGAACTGCCCGACGACCTGCGCACCCGGTTGCACACCGCCATCATGACCAAGTGCGAGCAGAAAAAACTCTAG
- a CDS encoding sigma-70 family RNA polymerase sigma factor: protein MGAIQKVNEPVIDELKLVRAAKTGDISAFEQLVHRYDRNVFRIAQHITQNREDAEDVVQDAFLKAYENLKNFQEQSKFYTWLVRIAVNEALMRLRRRRPERMVSLDEEVKTDEDSMPREVADWSPNPEQLYTQSELRDILTKTIQGLPSSFRTVFVLRDVEGLSTEETAEALDLSIPAVKSRLLRARLQLRERLNKYFKKRKSGDRKT, encoded by the coding sequence ATGGGAGCCATCCAAAAAGTGAACGAGCCGGTCATTGATGAGCTGAAACTGGTGCGTGCCGCCAAGACGGGCGACATCAGCGCCTTCGAGCAGTTGGTGCATCGTTACGACCGGAATGTCTTTCGCATTGCTCAGCACATCACGCAAAATCGCGAAGATGCGGAAGACGTGGTGCAGGATGCGTTCCTGAAGGCGTACGAGAACCTCAAGAACTTTCAGGAGCAATCCAAGTTTTACACCTGGCTGGTGCGGATCGCGGTGAACGAAGCGCTGATGCGCCTGCGCCGCCGCCGGCCAGAACGCATGGTGTCCCTCGACGAGGAGGTCAAGACCGACGAGGACAGCATGCCGCGGGAGGTCGCGGACTGGAGCCCCAACCCGGAGCAGTTATACACGCAGTCGGAGTTGCGGGACATCTTGACCAAGACCATCCAGGGACTGCCTTCCAGCTTCCGCACGGTGTTCGTACTGCGCGACGTGGAGGGGTTGTCGACGGAAGAGACGGCGGAGGCGCTGGATTTGAGCATTCCTGCCGTGAAATCTCGGTTGCTGCGGGCACGCTTGCAGTTGCGCGAGAGGCTGAATAAGTACTTTAAGAAGCGCAAGAGCGGAGACAGGAAAACGTGA